The stretch of DNA GGGACGGCTTGTTTTTGTCCTGAGCGGCCCGGCGCGCCTCAACCAGGAATGGCTGATCATCTGCATCAAATCCGGTGAATCGGACGACGCGTCCGACAGCCACTTCCGGATCTTCGACCGCGCGCTCGGACGGAGCCGCTTCATAGGGCGACTGGAACATGCCGATCTGAGCGATGAAAGCTGAGATGAGGCCGACCACCGCGGCCACCATGACCCATGTGATGATCCGAGGCAGCGTTAGTCGCGGGCGGCGCTTCTCCGATGGGGGAGCTACCCCTCCGGATTGCACAACTGGCCTAACACCTCGAGACGTGGGCATCACCATACGGAACCATGCTCCAAGGACCCGTTTTCAGATCCGGCATGCTTCCCTGTTCGCCGGCATCATCCGCAAAAGGCGGCTTTCAGTGGGCAAATATGTCCTCTTCGGGCCAACCTGCAAGATCCAGGGCCGCTCGAGTTGGCAGAAAGCGGAAACACGCCTCCGCGAGAATGGTACGCCCCTCCCTCGCAAGCAGTTCATCGAGCCTGGATTTGAGCTGGTGCAGGTACAGCACGTCCGATGCGGCATATTGCAGTTGCGCTTCACTCAGCGCCTCTGCCCCCCAATCCGAACTCTGCTGCTGTTTTGAGAGCTCGATGCCGAGCAGTTCCCGGCAGAGATCCTTGAGCCCATGCCGGTCGGTATAGGTCCGCGTCAGTTTCGAGGCGATTTTTGTGCAATAGAGCGGTGCGACCTCGACCCCGAGATAATGCTTCAGGACCGCGACATCGAAACGCGCGTAGTGAAAGATCTTCAGAACCTTGGGATCGGCGAGCAGCGCCTTGAGATTAGGCGCATCCGCTTGCCCCGGGGCGATTTGCACCAGATGAGCCGAGCCGTCTCCTGTGGAGATCTGCACCAGGCAAAGACGATCGCGATGAGGATTGAGGCCGAGGGTCTCCGTATCGACCGCGATCGAATCACCGAACCGAATTTCGGGAGCAAGATCGCCGCGGTGAAGGGTAATCATCGAACGTCCTTCTTGCCGGTGAGGCATGAGCCAGAGCGGCTGCGGCACTCCGAAGGGGGCACGCCCTCGCATGGGACAAAGCACAAAGAGGGAATGGTGCCCAGGAGAAGACTCGAACTTCCACGAGGTTTCCCTCGCTAGCACCTGAAGCTAGTGCGTCTACCAATTCCGCCACCTGGGCAACGGCCGATGACATAGGATGCGAGGGCGACGATTGTCAACAGATCGATCGTGAATTTACGCAATCTCTCGACAGTCGGCCTTTACTTTCGCCTCACGGGAACGTTGCATTCTCAGGCGGGAGCGCTAAAAGGCGTTGGAGCGGGGGCATGCCTGCGGCCAAAGGCCGTGTCGCATGCTGCAACAGGGCTTAGGAACAGTGATCTCCACATCCAACACTCTGATCACCATCGTCGGGGGCTCGGGCTTTCTCGGCCGCCATATCGTGCAGGTCCTTGCGCGGCGCGGTTATCGCATCAGAGCGGCGGTGCGCCGCCCTGACCTGGCCGGACATCTCCAGCCGCTCGGAATGGTCGGCCAGATCAAGACCGTTCAGGGCAATGTCCGCTATCCCGCATCGATTGCTGCGGCCTGCCAGGGTGCTCAGACGGTCATCAATCTGGCCGGCATTCTTTACGAGACGGGCCGCCAGACCTTCGAGGGCGTTCATGTCTTCGGTGCCGAAGCGGTGGCCAATGCCGCCCGTGAGGCCGGAGCGACACAGCTGATCCACGTCTCGGCCTTGGGCGCGGATCCCAATTCCGACTCCGCCTATGCCCGCAGCAAGGCCGAAGGCGAACAGCGTGTCCTCGCAGCCTTCCCCGGTGCGACCATTCTGCGCCCGGCGGTCGTTTTTGGCCCGGAGGACGACTTTTTCAACCGGTTCGCCAGCATGGCCCGCATCATGCCTGCCCTGCCCCTGATTGGCGGCGGCCATACCCGTATGCAACCGATCTATGTGGGCGATATTGGCCAGGCTGTCGGCGAGCTTGCCGACCGTAAGATCGGTGCTGGCACCACTTACGAGCTCGGCGGCCCGGAGATTCTCACCTTGCGCGAGATTTTCGAGCTCGTGCTGAAAACCATCCACCGCCGCCGCCTGCTAGTTCCCGTGCCCTTCTCGGCCGCGCGTCTGCCGGCGAGCCTGCTTCAGCTTCTACCGAAGCCGCTATTGACCACCGACCAGCTGACGCTGCTCCAGCGCGACAATGTGGTGAGCCCCGAGGCGGAGGCTGAGCGGCGCACGCTGGCCGGACTCGGTGTTGCGCCGCAAGGCGTCGAGGCCATCGTTCCGCAATATTTGGAGCGGTTTCGGCCCACCGGCAGTTATGATCGGGCACCCAAGGCCTGAACCAGCGGTCATTTCCGCCGTTTCCCACCAAGCTCAGAGATCATCCGGACCTGAATGCCTCAGCTGCTCCACTACTCGCTCGACCCCTTTTCGCGCCGTATAAGGCTCATGCTTGGCGAGCTGGGGATAGAGGCCGATATCCTGGAGGAGAAGCCATGGGAGCGCAGGGAGGAGCTTCTGCTGCTCAACCCCGCTGGAGCGCTGCCGATCTTTGTCGAGGATGACCAGACCCTCATTGTTGGCGTGGAATCGCTGGCCGACTATCTCGAAGAAACCCGGTGTGTTCTGGGCGCCGGCGGCTCGATGCCGCGCACCCTGCTCGGTCGCACACCATTGGAGCGTGCCGAGACACGACGCCTCGTCGCTTGGTTCGATGTGAAGTTCTATCGCGAGGTCAGCCGGCTCATTCTCATGGAGAAAATCGAGCGGCGCCTGGCACCTCCGGGCAAGGGCGGCGGCCCCACCAACATGAACGCGGTCCGCGCCGCGCTCAACAATATCCGCCCGCATCTCGACTATATCGGCACACTCGCCGAGCATCGGAACTGGCTCGCCGGTGACGAGCTCACCCAGGCGGATCTTGCGGCGGCAGCGCACCTCTCATGCCTCGACTATCTCGGCGATGTGCCTTGGGGCGTGAATGCCTATGCCAAGGCGTGGTATCAGAGAATCAAGTCCCGCCCCTCCTTCAGGCCGCTCCTGGCCGATCATATCCGCGGCATGCCGCCGCCGCGCATCTACGCAGATCTGGACTTCTGAGCCCTCCGACACCTATTTCGGAGGGATGGGCGCGTCGCTGAAGGACAATATAAAGGCATGGGCCGAGGCCGAGGGCTTCGACGTGGTCGGGTTCACCACGCCCGATACCATTCCCGAAGCTCCCGCCCGCTTGCATGCCTTTGTCGCCGCGCAGCGCCATGGCGACATGCACTGGATGAGCGAAACCCTCGATCGTCGTGCTGATCCGAAGGCCTTATGGCCCGAGATGCGCAGCATCATCATGCTGGGTAAGAATTACGGGCCCGATGAGCCGCCTTTGGCGCGCCTGATCGAGCGAGAAATTGGCGTGATCTCGGTCTATGCCATGGGCAGCGACTATCACGAGCTCATCAAAAAGCGCCTGAAAGCGGTCGCGCGAGCGCTCGTGCGGAATACTGGCGCCGATGTGAAGGTATTCGTCGATACAGCACCCCTCATGGAAAAGCCGCTCGCAGCGGCCGCGGGCCTCGGCTGGCAAGGCAAGCACACCAATCTCGTCTCGCGCGGTTTCGGCTCCTGGCTTTTTCTCGGCGCGATCGCCACCACCGCGATCATCGAACCCGATGCGCCCATTGAAGACCGATGCGGCTCGTGCCAGGCCTGCCTCGATATCTGCCCCACCAAGGCGTTTCCGGCCCCTTACCAGCTCGATGCGCGGCGCTGCATCTCCTATCTCACCATCGAACATAAGGGGCATATT from Rhodoligotrophos sp. CJ14 encodes:
- a CDS encoding ribonuclease D — its product is MITLHRGDLAPEIRFGDSIAVDTETLGLNPHRDRLCLVQISTGDGSAHLVQIAPGQADAPNLKALLADPKVLKIFHYARFDVAVLKHYLGVEVAPLYCTKIASKLTRTYTDRHGLKDLCRELLGIELSKQQQSSDWGAEALSEAQLQYAASDVLYLHQLKSRLDELLAREGRTILAEACFRFLPTRAALDLAGWPEEDIFAH
- a CDS encoding complex I NDUFA9 subunit family protein — translated: MLQQGLGTVISTSNTLITIVGGSGFLGRHIVQVLARRGYRIRAAVRRPDLAGHLQPLGMVGQIKTVQGNVRYPASIAAACQGAQTVINLAGILYETGRQTFEGVHVFGAEAVANAAREAGATQLIHVSALGADPNSDSAYARSKAEGEQRVLAAFPGATILRPAVVFGPEDDFFNRFASMARIMPALPLIGGGHTRMQPIYVGDIGQAVGELADRKIGAGTTYELGGPEILTLREIFELVLKTIHRRRLLVPVPFSAARLPASLLQLLPKPLLTTDQLTLLQRDNVVSPEAEAERRTLAGLGVAPQGVEAIVPQYLERFRPTGSYDRAPKA
- a CDS encoding glutathione S-transferase family protein, whose protein sequence is MPQLLHYSLDPFSRRIRLMLGELGIEADILEEKPWERREELLLLNPAGALPIFVEDDQTLIVGVESLADYLEETRCVLGAGGSMPRTLLGRTPLERAETRRLVAWFDVKFYREVSRLILMEKIERRLAPPGKGGGPTNMNAVRAALNNIRPHLDYIGTLAEHRNWLAGDELTQADLAAAAHLSCLDYLGDVPWGVNAYAKAWYQRIKSRPSFRPLLADHIRGMPPPRIYADLDF
- the queG gene encoding tRNA epoxyqueuosine(34) reductase QueG gives rise to the protein MGASLKDNIKAWAEAEGFDVVGFTTPDTIPEAPARLHAFVAAQRHGDMHWMSETLDRRADPKALWPEMRSIIMLGKNYGPDEPPLARLIEREIGVISVYAMGSDYHELIKKRLKAVARALVRNTGADVKVFVDTAPLMEKPLAAAAGLGWQGKHTNLVSRGFGSWLFLGAIATTAIIEPDAPIEDRCGSCQACLDICPTKAFPAPYQLDARRCISYLTIEHKGHIPEEFRKPIGNRIFGCDDCLAICPWNKFARNAADAKLKARPQLARPRLAELAGLDDAGFRAMFAGTPVRRAGRDRFIRNVLIAIGNSGDSALVPTVRERLNDPSPLVRAMAIWALRQLLPKNEFAALARAAPAEADPDVAVEWSWS